A region of Stigmatella erecta DNA encodes the following proteins:
- a CDS encoding beta strand repeat-containing protein, with protein sequence MQPQLLASASAVPSDGLAYVTLTVTPRGPDGQALGTGLHVEVLSSDGLVTLGGPGTSACTVNAPSAACLTAVDSGAGSYVVTARSATPLSPVAFSATVTDANGTTLLPDTADVTFDSSQFQGGPGCTGACGTTVTSGSVTVTANHAAGRNLYITGGTVTFDATTVGQTFGDIFITGGTVTHLQATNAAMFKLDILTGSWNLLGGTVNTSNKGYGMTCHANGSCSGNGLVSFGPNGTPSAALASTSRFYGASHGGMGSGNYRVNMSGAANTHAGNAGPTYGDYRDPKFPGATNSTYSGIHGGGVARITSAGTCVLAGTASISANSSFNGAGGSINLRCRGITSAGWTGTITADGGAASGNSSIPEGAGGGGRIALVSTGDAATLTGAVSYPPVNLTARVHAFGGAPANSSYVFGAGGAGTLYLKHSGLAYGDLIVANNSPAHYMNEGTTRLPAIAGTINSAAAAGATSLPVTIASTSFNATHYDNAGAPVITNPPLTQNTAPSSSAAFNGVFEGGWLRPDITAAGGALFDPSNLVRITANAVGTLTVTAAPSDIAAGAFFRSVEVLDHLDVLGNAMLETNGDLYVLSGNTANSGASTMTVNGLVLFDTTAGRTGRIEYAGGVVNVVQSTQVMPPVAGATLVAGNVEVSGSGAITVPAIVASNEVILNGGTLTTNSLVASRYVQTAGVLRHYPPLFKTSPAAAVVYGLQVTLGDTFSLSGGSVDVSGLGYPMATDPQGAPQIAWGFGANGPSSAAGVVNGYGASHGGVGGGYTSGARGMAYGDYRDPRYPGGAAATVGGSPAYLSFSSPGGGVFRVTAAGTCTLGGSSLVKADAVRWGYEYGSAGGSVSWRCGAFETTGWNGTMSANGANAYTSKSLGGTHAGGGGRIALVSTGGASSFTGALSYPLPVSNAQLQARGGAGVNATYTDGGAGTVFLKHADVAYGQLLVRNNNQPHYATGGFTPLLSIAGTLQSAVAAGDTTLGVTITSTPSHGSAAFNQVLAGLWLRPDTSVNSGSLPADNLVRVSGNTFVSSTLTQLTVSPALAAAPAGASFKSVDLFDVYTVGGGAVVQTQGDIYIVP encoded by the coding sequence TTGCAGCCGCAACTGCTGGCCTCCGCGTCCGCCGTGCCTTCCGATGGGCTCGCGTATGTGACGCTCACCGTCACCCCGCGCGGTCCGGACGGACAGGCCCTGGGCACGGGGCTCCACGTCGAGGTGCTGAGCAGTGATGGCCTCGTCACCCTGGGAGGGCCGGGCACCTCGGCCTGTACCGTCAACGCTCCCTCCGCCGCGTGTCTGACGGCGGTGGACTCGGGGGCGGGGAGCTATGTCGTCACGGCCAGGAGCGCCACGCCGCTGTCCCCGGTGGCCTTCTCCGCCACCGTCACCGATGCGAATGGCACCACGCTGCTGCCGGACACGGCGGACGTCACGTTCGACTCCAGCCAGTTCCAGGGGGGCCCCGGGTGCACGGGCGCCTGCGGCACCACCGTCACCAGCGGCAGCGTGACGGTGACCGCGAACCACGCCGCGGGCCGGAACCTCTACATCACCGGAGGCACCGTCACCTTCGATGCCACCACCGTGGGCCAGACCTTCGGCGACATCTTCATCACGGGCGGCACGGTGACGCATCTGCAGGCCACCAACGCCGCGATGTTCAAGCTCGACATCCTCACCGGCTCGTGGAACCTCCTGGGCGGCACGGTCAACACCTCGAACAAGGGGTACGGCATGACCTGTCATGCCAATGGCTCCTGCAGCGGCAATGGGCTGGTCAGCTTCGGCCCCAACGGGACGCCCTCCGCCGCCTTGGCCAGCACCAGCCGGTTCTACGGCGCGAGCCACGGGGGCATGGGGTCCGGCAACTACCGGGTCAACATGTCCGGTGCCGCCAACACCCACGCGGGCAATGCCGGGCCGACCTACGGGGACTACCGCGACCCGAAGTTTCCGGGGGCCACCAACAGCACTTACTCCGGCATTCACGGAGGCGGGGTCGCGCGCATCACCTCGGCGGGCACGTGCGTGCTGGCGGGCACCGCGTCCATCAGCGCGAACTCCTCGTTCAATGGCGCGGGAGGCTCCATCAACCTCCGGTGCCGGGGCATCACCTCGGCGGGGTGGACGGGGACCATCACCGCGGATGGTGGCGCCGCTTCCGGGAACTCCTCGATTCCCGAAGGGGCCGGAGGCGGGGGCCGCATCGCGCTGGTCTCCACCGGGGACGCCGCGACCCTGACCGGCGCGGTGAGCTACCCGCCGGTGAACCTCACCGCCCGGGTTCACGCCTTCGGGGGAGCGCCCGCCAACTCCAGCTACGTGTTTGGCGCGGGCGGGGCGGGGACCCTCTATCTCAAGCACAGCGGGTTGGCGTACGGCGACCTCATCGTCGCCAACAACTCCCCCGCGCACTACATGAACGAGGGCACGACCCGGCTGCCCGCGATCGCCGGGACGATCAACAGCGCCGCCGCGGCGGGGGCCACCTCGCTGCCGGTCACCATCGCCAGCACGAGCTTCAACGCGACCCACTACGACAACGCCGGGGCACCGGTCATCACCAACCCCCCGCTGACCCAGAACACGGCCCCCTCGTCCTCGGCGGCCTTCAATGGGGTGTTCGAGGGCGGGTGGCTGCGGCCCGACATCACCGCCGCGGGCGGGGCGCTGTTCGACCCCTCGAACCTGGTGCGCATCACCGCCAACGCGGTGGGCACCCTGACGGTGACGGCGGCCCCCTCCGATATCGCCGCGGGCGCGTTCTTCCGGAGCGTGGAGGTGCTGGACCACCTCGATGTGCTCGGCAACGCGATGCTCGAGACCAACGGTGACCTCTACGTCCTGTCGGGCAACACGGCGAACTCCGGGGCCAGCACGATGACCGTGAACGGCCTGGTGCTCTTCGACACGACGGCGGGCAGGACGGGACGCATCGAATACGCGGGGGGCGTGGTCAACGTCGTGCAGAGCACCCAGGTGATGCCCCCGGTCGCGGGCGCCACGCTCGTCGCCGGCAACGTCGAGGTCTCCGGGAGCGGGGCGATCACCGTGCCCGCCATTGTCGCGTCGAACGAGGTCATCCTGAATGGCGGCACGCTGACCACCAACTCCCTCGTGGCGAGCCGCTATGTGCAGACCGCCGGTGTCCTCCGGCATTACCCTCCGCTGTTCAAGACCTCGCCCGCGGCGGCGGTGGTGTACGGGCTCCAGGTGACATTGGGGGATACTTTTTCCCTCTCGGGTGGCTCGGTCGATGTCTCGGGGCTCGGCTACCCGATGGCGACCGATCCGCAAGGGGCGCCACAGATCGCTTGGGGATTCGGAGCGAATGGTCCCTCGTCCGCGGCCGGCGTGGTGAATGGCTATGGCGCCAGCCACGGCGGCGTGGGAGGCGGGTACACGAGCGGCGCCCGGGGCATGGCCTACGGTGACTACCGGGACCCCCGGTATCCGGGAGGGGCCGCGGCGACCGTGGGCGGCTCGCCGGCCTACCTCTCGTTCAGCAGCCCCGGGGGCGGTGTCTTCCGCGTCACCGCCGCCGGCACCTGCACGCTGGGCGGCAGCTCCCTCGTCAAGGCCGACGCCGTGAGGTGGGGCTATGAGTATGGCTCCGCCGGGGGCTCGGTCTCCTGGCGCTGCGGAGCCTTCGAGACCACCGGCTGGAACGGGACGATGTCCGCCAACGGAGCGAATGCCTACACCTCCAAATCCCTGGGGGGCACGCACGCCGGCGGGGGAGGCCGCATCGCGCTGGTGAGCACGGGGGGCGCGTCGAGCTTCACCGGCGCTCTGAGCTATCCGCTCCCGGTGAGCAATGCGCAGCTCCAGGCCAGGGGAGGCGCTGGCGTCAACGCCACGTACACCGACGGGGGCGCGGGGACGGTCTTCCTCAAGCACGCCGATGTGGCGTATGGCCAGTTGCTCGTCCGCAACAACAACCAGCCGCACTACGCCACGGGCGGGTTCACCCCCTTGCTCTCCATCGCGGGGACCCTCCAGAGCGCGGTGGCGGCCGGGGACACCACGCTGGGCGTGACCATCACTAGCACGCCGTCCCATGGCTCGGCCGCCTTCAACCAGGTGCTCGCCGGCCTGTGGCTTCGTCCGGACACCAGCGTGAACAGCGGCAGCTTGCCCGCGGACAACCTGGTCCGGGTCTCCGGCAACACCTTCGTGAGCTCCACGCTGACCCAGCTGACCGTCTCGCCGGCCCTGGCCGCGGCGCCGGCCGGAGCGAGCTTCAAGAGCGTGGACCTCTTCGATGTCTACACCGTCGGGGGAGGCGCCGTCGTGCAGACGCAAGGCGACATCTACATCGTCCCTTAG
- a CDS encoding aldehyde dehydrogenase family protein: MTLLTVDNPYTGDVACTVPLADEAAVNTVLDQARAAARTARTASLAERKAWCERMVAAMEAQADSIARDISRMMGKPLAQARNEVGGMAERARYMISIAEASLADILLPKPGFERRIVKEPLGVVLDLPAWNYPLLTAVNVVVPAVLAGNAVVVKHSPRSPLCGEHFARAFSEAGAPAHLVQAMHCDHPTSERMVGDARVDHVVFTGSVYGGQRLAEAGAGRFRHMGLELGGNDPAYVAPDCDFTKTVENVVDGALYNAGQSCCAVERVYVHRSLYARFTEACEALVRGYVMGDPMSPRTTLGPIAQPNHPAELERLVEEARAKGARVVAGGKRTHVEGKGRFFEATLLTDLDDSMRLMQQESFGPFLPLCPVDSDEEALERMNRSELGLTASVWTQDRERAARFATQLEYGTVYMNRCDSVDPALPWVGVKNSGRGHSLSALGFDQLTRPKSIHFRLSF; the protein is encoded by the coding sequence ATGACTCTCCTGACCGTCGACAACCCGTACACGGGCGATGTGGCCTGCACGGTTCCCCTGGCGGACGAGGCCGCCGTCAACACCGTGCTCGACCAGGCCCGCGCCGCCGCCCGGACCGCGCGCACGGCCTCCCTGGCCGAGCGCAAGGCCTGGTGTGAGCGAATGGTGGCCGCCATGGAGGCCCAGGCGGACAGCATCGCCCGGGACATCAGCCGGATGATGGGCAAGCCGCTCGCCCAGGCGCGCAACGAGGTGGGCGGCATGGCCGAGCGCGCCCGCTACATGATTTCCATCGCGGAGGCCTCGCTCGCGGACATCCTGCTGCCCAAGCCCGGCTTCGAGCGGCGCATCGTCAAGGAGCCCCTGGGCGTCGTCCTGGACCTGCCCGCGTGGAACTACCCGCTGCTCACCGCGGTGAACGTGGTGGTGCCCGCGGTGCTGGCGGGCAATGCGGTGGTGGTGAAGCACTCGCCCCGCTCGCCCCTGTGCGGCGAGCACTTCGCCCGCGCCTTCTCCGAGGCCGGCGCGCCCGCGCACCTCGTGCAGGCCATGCACTGCGACCACCCCACCAGCGAGCGCATGGTGGGCGATGCCCGCGTGGACCATGTGGTGTTCACGGGCTCGGTGTACGGCGGGCAGCGGCTCGCCGAGGCGGGCGCAGGCCGCTTCCGCCACATGGGGCTGGAGCTGGGCGGAAACGACCCCGCCTACGTGGCGCCGGACTGTGACTTCACGAAGACGGTGGAGAACGTGGTGGACGGGGCCCTCTACAACGCCGGGCAGAGCTGCTGCGCGGTGGAGCGCGTCTACGTGCACCGCTCGCTCTACGCCCGCTTCACCGAGGCGTGCGAGGCGCTCGTGCGCGGGTATGTGATGGGCGACCCGATGAGCCCGCGGACGACCCTGGGCCCCATCGCCCAGCCCAACCACCCGGCCGAGCTGGAGCGCCTGGTGGAGGAGGCCCGCGCCAAGGGCGCGCGCGTGGTGGCGGGAGGCAAGCGGACCCACGTGGAGGGCAAGGGCCGGTTCTTCGAGGCCACGCTCCTCACGGACCTGGATGACTCGATGCGGCTGATGCAACAGGAGTCCTTCGGGCCCTTCTTGCCCCTGTGCCCGGTGGACTCGGACGAGGAGGCCCTGGAGCGGATGAACCGCTCGGAGCTGGGCCTGACCGCGAGCGTCTGGACCCAGGACCGGGAGCGCGCCGCGCGCTTCGCCACCCAGCTGGAATACGGCACGGTCTACATGAACCGCTGCGACTCGGTGGACCCGGCGCTGCCCTGGGTGGGCGTGAAGAACTCGGGGCGGGGCCACAGCCTGAGCGCGCTGGGCTTTGACCAGCTCACCCGCCCCAAATCCATCCACTTCCGGCTGTCCTTCTAA
- a CDS encoding ABC transporter permease, producing the protein MMAVWDTLRLALGTFLSNPLRSFLTLLGIVIGSTTVVAMMGLIQGLHNQVTENMSELGANCFQVQRLPFGGDLPLAELARRPRLNERDLEAIRTLPSVLRAAAEDSRGGQKVSTPLRESRPNVSVWAGTPEYFLTNAVTVATGRAFTETEHLDARRVAVIGADLASTLFPGGEAVGQTLRIQGRGFQVVGVLKRRGSFMGMGNPDNQVLMPLTVFRTMFGVRDYRVSIQAQSAEVIQRAQDEVSLLMRRRHGLKPTQADDFFVFSNESSTEMFNSMSQVISVASFGVCLLSLLVGGIGILNIMLVAVTERTREIGIRKALGARKRRILAQFATEAVVLSLAGGLLGVGLGIGLSHLARWVMDLPTEVPTWSVLLSLAMSCGVGLGFGIYPAARAAKLDPVEAMRTE; encoded by the coding sequence ATGATGGCGGTCTGGGACACATTGAGGCTGGCGCTGGGGACGTTCCTCTCCAATCCCTTGCGCTCCTTCCTGACGCTGCTGGGCATCGTCATCGGCTCCACCACCGTGGTGGCGATGATGGGGCTCATCCAGGGGCTGCACAACCAGGTCACCGAGAACATGTCCGAGCTGGGCGCCAACTGCTTTCAGGTGCAGCGGCTGCCGTTCGGAGGAGACCTGCCCCTGGCGGAGCTGGCCCGGCGGCCCCGGCTCAACGAGCGGGACCTGGAGGCCATCCGGACCCTGCCCTCGGTGTTGAGGGCCGCGGCGGAGGACTCCCGGGGAGGCCAGAAGGTCTCCACGCCGCTGCGCGAATCGCGCCCCAACGTGAGCGTCTGGGCGGGGACCCCGGAGTACTTCCTGACGAACGCCGTCACGGTGGCCACGGGGCGGGCCTTCACGGAGACCGAGCACCTGGATGCCCGGCGCGTGGCGGTGATTGGCGCGGACCTGGCGAGCACGTTGTTCCCGGGGGGCGAGGCCGTGGGCCAGACGCTGCGCATCCAGGGGCGAGGCTTCCAGGTGGTGGGGGTGCTCAAGCGGCGCGGCAGCTTCATGGGCATGGGCAACCCGGACAACCAGGTGCTGATGCCGCTGACGGTCTTCCGCACGATGTTCGGGGTGAGGGACTACCGGGTGAGCATCCAGGCGCAGTCCGCAGAGGTCATCCAGCGGGCGCAGGACGAGGTGTCCCTGCTCATGCGGCGGCGGCATGGGCTCAAGCCCACCCAGGCGGATGACTTCTTCGTGTTCTCCAACGAGAGCAGCACGGAGATGTTCAACAGCATGTCCCAGGTCATCTCCGTGGCCAGCTTCGGCGTGTGCCTGCTGTCCCTGCTCGTGGGCGGCATTGGCATCCTCAACATCATGCTCGTGGCGGTGACGGAGCGGACGCGGGAGATCGGCATCCGCAAGGCGCTGGGGGCCCGGAAGCGGCGCATCCTGGCGCAGTTCGCCACCGAGGCGGTGGTGCTGTCGCTGGCCGGCGGCCTGCTGGGCGTGGGGCTGGGCATCGGCCTGTCCCACCTGGCGCGCTGGGTGATGGACCTGCCCACCGAGGTGCCCACCTGGTCGGTGCTGCTGTCGCTGGCGATGAGCTGTGGGGTGGGCCTGGGCTTCGGCATCTACCCGGCCGCGCGCGCGGCGAAGCTGGATCCGGTGGAGGCCATGCGGACGGAGTAG
- a CDS encoding RHS repeat protein — translation MAQRPWVSFGVAVFLGLVGCASPPEENVAGEEGAPPGEALPVQGPPTEEAAPGAGPELPQQEAPSGSPEALCPAANLGATPTEAIVDPRPNPRICAFSPDGCDAHRPSHARRAVPRPCRVWDPTPYSSGDYRLQHDASGRLTQIEGPREWYEGFTYDACGRLTQYGKSPLGSMSTYFDEWEWTAEGQFLRWRFSQNSWDQDLSVERDAQGTLLGAARTHEFNGPYVTEKHAYTLDAQGRIARTEAISRNPEGQLTERAWQETRRYGASGALEEIRRESSGKLSWVQEFSQGRRVRHAGGDGSWETRWTYGLSGELLAYSNQSQTQRLQVSYQYGEDGRLLRTVETVQARTATGWSESQHLSEYSYAGDGRILSRKDRTGTLAYTYVYEYTCEPDASGP, via the coding sequence ATGGCTCAGCGTCCGTGGGTGTCCTTCGGGGTAGCGGTATTCCTGGGGCTGGTGGGATGTGCATCTCCTCCAGAGGAGAACGTGGCAGGGGAGGAAGGAGCGCCACCTGGCGAGGCCCTCCCCGTGCAGGGGCCTCCCACCGAGGAGGCGGCTCCCGGCGCGGGTCCGGAGCTGCCCCAGCAAGAGGCTCCGTCCGGTTCACCCGAGGCCCTGTGTCCGGCGGCCAACTTGGGCGCGACGCCCACCGAGGCCATCGTGGACCCACGGCCCAACCCCCGGATCTGCGCGTTTTCTCCGGACGGGTGCGACGCCCACCGCCCGTCTCACGCCCGGCGAGCGGTTCCCCGCCCCTGCCGGGTCTGGGACCCGACGCCCTACAGCTCCGGGGACTACCGGCTCCAGCATGATGCCTCCGGGCGCCTCACCCAGATCGAGGGGCCCAGAGAGTGGTATGAGGGCTTCACCTACGACGCCTGTGGCCGCCTGACCCAGTATGGCAAGTCGCCGCTCGGCTCGATGAGCACCTATTTCGATGAGTGGGAGTGGACCGCGGAGGGCCAGTTCCTCCGGTGGCGATTCTCGCAAAACTCCTGGGACCAGGACTTGTCCGTGGAGCGGGATGCCCAGGGCACGCTCCTGGGCGCTGCACGGACTCATGAGTTCAATGGGCCCTATGTGACGGAGAAGCACGCTTACACGTTGGACGCGCAGGGGCGTATCGCGCGCACGGAAGCCATCTCCCGGAACCCGGAGGGCCAACTGACCGAGCGCGCATGGCAGGAGACACGGCGCTACGGCGCATCGGGCGCGCTGGAGGAGATCCGCCGCGAATCGAGCGGGAAGCTGTCCTGGGTGCAGGAGTTCTCCCAGGGCCGCAGGGTCCGGCACGCCGGCGGGGATGGAAGCTGGGAGACGCGGTGGACCTATGGTCTGTCCGGAGAACTCCTGGCCTACTCCAACCAGAGCCAGACCCAGCGGCTCCAGGTGAGCTACCAGTACGGCGAGGACGGCCGGTTGCTCCGGACGGTCGAGACCGTCCAGGCCCGGACGGCCACGGGCTGGAGCGAATCACAGCATCTCTCCGAATACAGCTATGCCGGGGACGGGCGCATCCTCTCCCGGAAGGACCGGACCGGGACCTTGGCGTATACCTATGTGTATGAGTACACCTGCGAGCCGGACGCGTCCGGTCCGTGA
- a CDS encoding GFA family protein has translation MSHPMSNNAPLLAGQCLCGAVQYEVADAFVYAANCHCSQCRRATGSAFKPFAGIAREKLRVVQGEERLLLYGGAENHDAHCKHCGSLLYSVVRDGAYVHVTLGTLKEGPSLRPTEHIFVGSKAPWFTITDGLPQYAEHAVGAPLNAAAGEE, from the coding sequence ATGTCCCACCCGATGTCCAACAACGCCCCCCTCCTGGCTGGACAGTGCCTCTGTGGCGCTGTCCAGTACGAGGTGGCCGATGCCTTCGTGTACGCCGCCAACTGCCACTGTTCGCAGTGCCGCCGGGCAACGGGCTCCGCCTTCAAGCCCTTCGCCGGCATCGCTCGCGAGAAGCTGCGTGTGGTCCAGGGCGAGGAGCGCCTGCTCCTCTATGGGGGCGCGGAGAATCACGACGCGCACTGCAAGCACTGCGGCTCGCTCCTGTACTCCGTGGTGCGGGACGGCGCCTATGTCCACGTCACCTTGGGCACGCTGAAGGAGGGGCCCTCCCTCCGGCCCACCGAGCACATCTTCGTTGGCTCGAAGGCGCCCTGGTTCACCATCACAGACGGTCTGCCGCAGTACGCCGAGCACGCGGTGGGCGCGCCGTTGAACGCGGCCGCGGGCGAGGAGTAG
- a CDS encoding ABC transporter permease, with protein sequence MSFRVDVWEGARIALFSLKSNRLRTVLTTVGIGVGVCTLLAILGIIQGINHSFSEQLSHIGANTLQVSKFPWTLQGDWWAYRNRKDLSVDLVEVVRNGSEHVLAAAPVFFQQGEGLFLERRMGALTVVGTTPDYAAVSSFTVSSGRFFTETDLDERAAVAVIGAELVRTLFAGINPLGHRFLLEGKSYRVVGTLEPKGTILGENQDMVVLVPSRTFLAHFGKRRSPNIAVAVDSPDNVLTVQDELTSVLRRARNTPPGTPDDFAINRPEQLANIYAQLTGALYGVAIGVGFITMLVGGIGIMNIMLVSVRERTREIGIRRAMGARKRTIVLQFLMEASCVSAVGGTLGTGVGLGLARTVSFITPLAAAVEPLTVVFGVGFAAMVGLLFGIWPAARAANLDPVEALRHE encoded by the coding sequence GTGAGCTTCCGGGTCGACGTGTGGGAGGGGGCGCGGATCGCCCTGTTCTCGCTCAAGTCCAACCGCCTGCGGACGGTGCTGACGACGGTGGGCATTGGCGTGGGCGTCTGCACGCTGCTGGCCATCCTCGGCATCATCCAGGGCATCAACCACTCCTTCTCGGAGCAGCTCTCCCACATTGGCGCCAACACCCTCCAGGTGTCCAAGTTCCCCTGGACGCTCCAGGGGGACTGGTGGGCGTACCGCAACCGCAAGGACTTGTCGGTGGACCTGGTGGAGGTGGTGCGCAACGGCTCCGAGCACGTGCTGGCCGCCGCGCCCGTCTTCTTCCAGCAGGGCGAGGGCCTCTTCCTGGAGCGGAGGATGGGCGCGTTGACGGTGGTGGGCACCACGCCCGACTACGCCGCCGTGTCGTCCTTCACCGTGAGCAGCGGCCGCTTCTTCACCGAGACGGACCTGGACGAGCGGGCGGCGGTGGCCGTCATCGGCGCGGAGCTGGTGCGCACGCTCTTCGCGGGCATCAACCCGCTGGGACACCGCTTCCTGCTGGAGGGCAAGTCCTACCGGGTGGTCGGCACGCTGGAGCCCAAGGGCACCATCCTGGGCGAGAACCAGGACATGGTGGTGCTGGTGCCCTCGCGCACGTTCCTGGCGCACTTCGGCAAGCGGCGCTCGCCCAACATCGCGGTGGCCGTGGACTCTCCCGACAACGTGCTCACGGTGCAGGACGAGCTCACCTCCGTGCTGCGGCGCGCGCGCAACACGCCGCCCGGCACGCCCGATGACTTCGCCATCAACCGCCCCGAGCAGCTGGCCAACATCTACGCCCAGCTCACCGGCGCGCTCTACGGCGTGGCGATCGGCGTGGGCTTCATCACGATGCTGGTGGGCGGCATCGGCATCATGAACATCATGCTGGTGTCGGTGCGGGAGCGGACGCGGGAGATTGGCATCCGGCGGGCCATGGGCGCGCGCAAGCGCACCATCGTCCTGCAGTTCCTGATGGAGGCCTCGTGCGTGTCCGCCGTGGGGGGCACGCTGGGCACGGGGGTGGGGCTGGGGCTGGCGCGCACCGTGTCCTTCATCACGCCGCTGGCGGCGGCGGTGGAGCCCCTGACGGTGGTGTTCGGCGTGGGCTTCGCGGCGATGGTGGGGCTGCTGTTCGGCATCTGGCCGGCGGCGCGGGCGGCGAACCTGGATCCGGTGGAAGCGCTCCGCCATGAGTGA
- a CDS encoding L-serine ammonia-lyase has protein sequence MAVSVFDLFKIGIGPSSSHTVGPMRAARMFASSLREEGKLERLARLKVELFGSLGATGKGHGSDKAVVLGLLGETPEDVDVEGIPARLGQWRAAGRIDVLGQRQVVFREGEHLVLHRRRSLPFHPNGMRFWAGDAAGAELSTRTYYSVGGGFVVNEEATAGQSPVREDETPQRLAFHSAAELLEHCERERLPISGVMMENEKAWRPEADIRAGLLRIWGVMQACVKRGCETPGTLPGGLKVERRASKLYQRLLSRPEAGLTNPLTVLDWVNLYALAVNEENAAGGRVVTAPTNGAAGIIPALLHYYWRFVPGADEAGVVRFLLTAGAIGVLYKENASISGAEVGCQGEVGSACSMAAGALTEVLGGSPRQVENAAEIAMEHNLGLTCDPIGGLVQVPCIERNAMASVKAINAARMALSGDGTHFVSLDKVIKTMRDTGRDMKDKYKETARGGLAVNVLEVSNLSVGLPEC, from the coding sequence ATGGCCGTCAGCGTCTTCGACCTTTTCAAGATCGGCATCGGTCCCTCCAGCTCCCACACGGTGGGCCCCATGCGGGCCGCGCGGATGTTCGCGTCGAGCCTGCGGGAGGAAGGGAAGCTCGAGCGCCTGGCCCGGCTCAAGGTCGAGCTGTTCGGCTCGCTGGGGGCCACGGGCAAGGGCCACGGCAGCGACAAGGCGGTGGTGCTCGGCCTGCTCGGGGAGACGCCCGAGGACGTGGACGTGGAGGGCATCCCCGCACGGCTGGGCCAGTGGCGGGCCGCGGGGCGCATCGACGTCCTGGGCCAGCGCCAGGTGGTCTTCCGCGAAGGAGAGCACCTGGTGCTGCACCGCCGCCGCTCCCTGCCCTTCCACCCCAACGGCATGCGCTTCTGGGCCGGGGACGCGGCCGGCGCGGAGCTCTCCACGCGGACCTATTACTCGGTGGGCGGCGGCTTCGTGGTGAACGAGGAGGCCACGGCCGGCCAGTCCCCCGTGCGCGAGGATGAGACGCCGCAGCGCTTGGCCTTCCACTCCGCGGCCGAGCTGCTGGAGCACTGCGAGCGCGAGCGGCTGCCCATCAGCGGCGTGATGATGGAGAACGAGAAGGCCTGGCGCCCGGAGGCGGACATCCGCGCGGGGCTGCTGCGCATCTGGGGCGTGATGCAGGCCTGCGTGAAGCGGGGCTGTGAAACCCCGGGCACCCTGCCCGGCGGGCTCAAGGTGGAGCGCCGCGCCTCGAAGCTCTACCAGCGCCTGCTGAGCCGGCCCGAGGCAGGGCTCACCAACCCGCTGACCGTGCTCGACTGGGTGAACCTCTACGCCCTGGCGGTGAACGAGGAGAACGCCGCCGGGGGGCGCGTGGTGACGGCGCCCACCAACGGGGCCGCGGGCATCATCCCCGCCCTGCTGCACTACTACTGGCGCTTCGTGCCCGGCGCGGACGAGGCCGGCGTCGTCCGCTTCCTGCTGACCGCGGGCGCCATTGGCGTCCTCTACAAGGAGAATGCCTCCATCAGCGGCGCGGAGGTGGGCTGCCAGGGCGAGGTGGGCAGCGCGTGCTCCATGGCGGCGGGCGCGCTCACCGAGGTGCTGGGCGGCTCGCCGCGCCAGGTGGAGAACGCGGCGGAGATCGCCATGGAGCACAACCTGGGGCTCACGTGTGACCCCATTGGCGGGCTGGTGCAGGTGCCGTGCATCGAGCGCAACGCCATGGCCTCGGTCAAAGCCATCAATGCCGCGCGCATGGCGCTCTCGGGCGACGGCACGCACTTCGTGAGCCTCGACAAGGTCATCAAGACCATGCGCGACACGGGGCGCGACATGAAAGACAAATACAAGGAGACGGCGCGCGGAGGGCTCGCCGTCAATGTGCTCGAGGTGTCCAACCTCAGCGTGGGCCTGCCGGAGTGCTGA